From the genome of Winogradskyella forsetii, one region includes:
- a CDS encoding YwaF family protein — MGSLFIVLLKVTIGSFQHIFPILFAASFTVLLIKYSNKNFNLLQKQRAVHYLAWFVSATLIAFHAWRMLFDNYNFNTDLPLYLCSLMALLIPIFTYYRKYWMFEILIFWIIGGTLQAVITPDITDGFPSFDYFRYWVVHLGLLAIIFYFICVFKMRPTLKSVFKSFFALQLYVVMMIGINNLLHANYFYLNEKPKSASLLDYFGEWPYYLFIVQLLIIPLFLLIYLPFQLSKRNRNYLANN; from the coding sequence TTGGGATCCTTATTTATTGTACTATTAAAAGTTACAATAGGTAGTTTTCAACATATATTTCCTATTCTTTTTGCTGCTAGCTTTACTGTTTTATTAATAAAATATTCTAACAAAAATTTCAATTTACTTCAAAAACAGCGCGCGGTTCATTATTTGGCATGGTTCGTTTCTGCAACGCTTATTGCCTTTCATGCTTGGCGCATGCTTTTCGATAATTATAATTTCAATACCGATCTACCGCTTTATCTTTGTAGCCTAATGGCATTGTTAATTCCGATTTTTACGTATTATCGTAAGTATTGGATGTTCGAGATTTTGATATTTTGGATCATTGGTGGCACACTACAAGCTGTAATAACACCAGATATAACCGACGGGTTTCCCAGTTTTGATTACTTTCGATATTGGGTGGTCCATTTAGGATTGCTCGCGATTATCTTCTACTTCATATGTGTTTTCAAAATGAGACCGACGTTGAAAAGTGTTTTTAAATCTTTTTTCGCACTTCAACTTTATGTAGTTATGATGATCGGAATAAATAACCTGCTCCATGCGAATTATTTCTACTTAAATGAAAAACCAAAATCAGCCTCTTTGTTAGATTATTTTGGAGAATGGCCTTATTATCTATTTATTGTACAGTTGCTAATTATTCCTTTGTTTTTACTGATTTATTTGCCTTTTCAACTTTCTAAACGAAACAGAAATTACTTAGCAAATAACTGA
- the rluF gene encoding 23S rRNA pseudouridine(2604) synthase RluF, whose translation MSENLTRLNKYLSEAGYCSRRAADRLIDAGRVTINDVVPEMGTKVASEDVVKVDGEIIGERKQDFVYLAFNKPVGIVCTTDTRVEKDNIIDYINYPKRIFPIGRLDKPSEGLILMTDDGDIVNKILRASNNHEKEYIVTVDQPISQTFVERMAGGIYLEDLGKRTKKCVVKKIDKFTFSIILTQGLNRQIRRMCDYLNYEVQTLKRVRIMNIKLDMPLGTYRELTKEEFKTLTKLISESTKTYDPDHLNPRKSRR comes from the coding sequence ATGTCAGAAAACCTAACACGTCTCAATAAATACCTCAGTGAAGCTGGGTATTGCTCGCGTAGAGCAGCCGACCGTTTAATCGATGCTGGCAGAGTGACCATTAACGATGTGGTACCAGAAATGGGAACCAAAGTAGCATCGGAAGATGTAGTAAAAGTTGATGGTGAAATTATTGGCGAACGTAAACAAGACTTTGTCTATTTAGCGTTTAATAAACCGGTTGGCATTGTTTGCACCACAGATACACGTGTTGAAAAGGATAATATTATAGATTACATTAATTACCCAAAGCGTATTTTCCCAATAGGCAGATTAGATAAGCCAAGTGAAGGATTGATATTGATGACGGACGATGGTGATATTGTCAATAAAATTTTGCGCGCGAGCAATAATCACGAAAAAGAATACATTGTAACGGTTGACCAGCCGATTTCGCAAACCTTTGTTGAACGTATGGCTGGTGGAATTTATCTCGAAGACTTAGGGAAGCGCACCAAAAAATGTGTGGTTAAAAAGATTGACAAATTCACATTTAGTATTATTCTTACACAAGGCTTAAATAGGCAAATTCGAAGAATGTGCGACTATCTCAATTACGAGGTTCAGACTCTAAAACGTGTTCGCATTATGAATATTAAACTCGATATGCCATTAGGAACCTATAGGGAATTAACAAAAGAAGAGTTTAAAACCTTAACAAAATTGATCAGTGAGTCTACAAAAACTTACGATCCAGATCATCTTAACCCTAGAAAAAGTAGACGTTAA
- a CDS encoding DUF2911 domain-containing protein encodes MKNLKLITAVTFAFTMLMSFNAQAQEFKDLDKSPMDVAAFPADYKESDKLVKITYSRPQLKGRPVEQLAEKGKVWRAGANEAAEITFYEAMKLGDTFIEPGTYTFYLIPDENEWTAIISSDLNVWGSYFYDEKNDVARFTVPLLKTREALEAFSIAFEKADNGVTMHIGWGTLRVAFPFTIKS; translated from the coding sequence ATGAAAAACTTAAAACTTATTACAGCAGTTACTTTTGCGTTTACAATGTTAATGTCATTTAATGCACAAGCACAAGAATTTAAAGATTTAGACAAAAGTCCTATGGATGTGGCTGCTTTCCCAGCTGACTATAAGGAGTCTGACAAACTGGTTAAAATCACCTATAGTCGTCCGCAATTAAAGGGTCGTCCTGTAGAGCAATTAGCTGAAAAAGGAAAAGTATGGCGGGCAGGTGCCAATGAAGCTGCCGAAATCACTTTTTATGAAGCAATGAAACTGGGAGATACATTCATTGAGCCTGGTACTTATACATTTTATTTAATTCCTGATGAAAACGAATGGACTGCAATAATCAGTTCAGATCTTAACGTTTGGGGAAGCTATTTTTATGACGAAAAAAATGATGTAGCGCGTTTTACTGTGCCGTTATTAAAGACCCGAGAAGCTTTGGAAGCTTTTTCAATTGCCTTTGAGAAAGCTGACAATGGCGTAACAATGCACATCGGTTGGGGAACTTTAAGAGTTGCTTTTCCATTTACCATAAAGTCGTGA
- a CDS encoding alpha/beta fold hydrolase yields MSSFVVKSIGSALNATSLISSKYAAKKAINLFASPRKGRYNDDQKRIIDSAFFEDICYDNMEIATYRWVGKGKTVLLVHGWESNTARWEYILNDLKAQNYNIVALDAPAHGRSDGKQFNAVLYSEFINAVAKKFQPEVLIGHSVGGMSSVFCMYHYQLPSVKKMILLGAPAHFTGVFDRYKNMMGYNKRISSGLDSIVLKRFEKPVSYFSAANFTESIEAKGLVIHDKNDKIIPYEDGQLIASRYKNSEFISTTGFGHGLKDESLTPKIIQFIND; encoded by the coding sequence ATGAGTAGTTTTGTGGTTAAATCTATTGGAAGCGCACTTAATGCAACGAGTTTAATTTCGTCAAAATATGCCGCTAAAAAAGCTATAAATTTATTTGCGTCACCTCGAAAAGGACGTTATAATGATGACCAAAAACGCATCATTGATTCTGCTTTTTTTGAAGACATATGTTATGACAATATGGAGATCGCAACCTATCGTTGGGTTGGCAAAGGCAAAACTGTTTTACTGGTGCATGGTTGGGAAAGTAATACAGCACGTTGGGAATATATTCTAAACGATTTAAAAGCGCAAAACTATAATATAGTCGCTTTAGATGCACCAGCACATGGAAGGTCTGACGGCAAGCAATTTAATGCGGTATTATATTCTGAATTTATAAATGCGGTGGCTAAAAAATTTCAGCCAGAGGTTTTAATTGGCCATTCAGTAGGAGGTATGTCAAGTGTATTTTGTATGTATCATTATCAATTACCTTCCGTTAAAAAAATGATTTTACTTGGTGCTCCTGCCCATTTCACAGGTGTTTTTGACCGTTATAAAAATATGATGGGTTACAACAAAAGGATTTCAAGTGGTTTGGATTCAATTGTATTAAAGCGTTTTGAAAAACCCGTCTCTTACTTTTCTGCAGCAAATTTTACGGAATCGATTGAGGCCAAAGGTTTAGTTATTCATGATAAGAATGACAAGATTATTCCTTACGAGGATGGGCAATTAATTGCTAGTCGTTATAAAAATTCTGAATTTATTTCTACTACAGGTTTTGGGCATGGACTAAAGGATGAATCTTTGACGCCTAAGATTATTCAATTTATAAATGACTAA
- a CDS encoding VOC family protein: MSQLSPFHLAIPVNNLSECRNFYTNILNLEEGRSSDHWVDYNFFGHQLVIHYKEKIEEDSHSNPVDGKDVPVPHFGVVLDWNTFWDFTELLKLKDIKFIIEPYIRFEGKVGEQATMFFKDPSGNALEFKAFKDLGQLFAK, translated from the coding sequence ATGTCTCAATTATCACCTTTCCATTTGGCTATTCCTGTTAATAATCTTTCAGAATGCAGAAATTTCTACACTAATATTTTAAATTTAGAAGAAGGACGAAGTAGCGACCATTGGGTAGATTATAATTTCTTTGGTCATCAGTTGGTTATTCATTATAAAGAAAAGATAGAAGAAGATTCACATTCCAATCCTGTTGATGGTAAAGATGTGCCGGTTCCACATTTTGGAGTCGTTTTAGACTGGAACACATTTTGGGATTTTACTGAATTACTGAAGTTGAAAGACATCAAATTTATTATTGAGCCTTATATAAGATTTGAAGGTAAAGTTGGAGAACAAGCCACCATGTTTTTTAAAGATCCATCTGGCAATGCATTGGAGTTTAAGGCATTTAAGGATTTAGGTCAGTTATTTGCTAAGTAA
- a CDS encoding helicase HerA-like domain-containing protein has product MKNSDTFVKDINEGNTFKGDYITLGSAMLDGETITNTFVNVPLKTMNRHGLIAGATGTGKTKTLQVLAENLSEKGVPVLLMDIKGDLSGLAKPSPGHEKIDERHEKIGLRFEPKGFPVEVMTLSEQDGVRLRATISEFGPVLISRILDVTETQAGIISVIFKYCDDNKLPLLDIKDFKKILQYATNEGKAEFEESYGRISTASTGAILRKLIEIEQQGGDLFFGETSFDTQDLLRIDENGRGYINIIRLTDIQDRPKLFSTFMLSLLAEIYSTFPEQGDSGRPELIMFIDEAHLIFNEASDALLNQIESIVKLIRSKGVGLYFVTQNPTDVPEAVLGQLGLKVQHALRAFTAKDRKAIKLTAQNYPDTEYYDTAEVLTSLGIGEALVSALDEKGKPTPLAATMMRAPMSRMDILSESELATLLSQSQLARKYNKEIDRDSAYEMLNEKIEQAQAEEAKQKAKEEREALKRAESKRRTTRRQSTRMNPIVKVLTSATVIRGVLGILSKMIK; this is encoded by the coding sequence ATGAAGAATTCTGACACTTTCGTAAAAGACATCAACGAAGGAAACACGTTTAAAGGCGACTATATTACCTTAGGTTCTGCCATGCTCGATGGTGAAACGATCACCAATACGTTTGTGAATGTGCCTTTAAAAACCATGAACAGGCATGGTCTCATCGCTGGGGCGACTGGCACGGGAAAAACAAAAACACTTCAAGTTTTAGCTGAAAATCTATCCGAAAAAGGTGTTCCTGTTCTGTTAATGGACATTAAAGGCGATTTAAGTGGCTTAGCCAAACCAAGTCCTGGTCATGAAAAAATTGATGAACGTCACGAAAAAATTGGATTACGTTTTGAACCTAAAGGTTTTCCTGTTGAAGTGATGACATTGTCCGAACAAGATGGTGTAAGATTAAGAGCAACAATTAGTGAGTTTGGACCTGTTTTAATTTCAAGAATATTGGATGTTACAGAAACCCAAGCAGGAATAATTTCTGTTATATTTAAATATTGCGATGACAACAAGTTGCCCTTACTAGATATAAAGGATTTCAAGAAAATTTTGCAATATGCCACTAATGAAGGTAAAGCCGAATTTGAAGAATCCTATGGTCGTATTTCTACAGCTTCAACAGGAGCGATTCTCAGGAAACTTATTGAAATAGAACAACAAGGTGGCGATTTGTTCTTTGGAGAAACCTCATTTGATACCCAAGATTTATTGCGTATCGATGAAAATGGAAGAGGTTATATCAATATTATTCGGTTAACGGATATTCAAGATAGACCGAAATTGTTTTCGACGTTTATGTTGAGTTTATTGGCTGAAATATATTCTACATTTCCTGAACAAGGGGATAGTGGACGACCAGAATTGATCATGTTCATTGACGAGGCCCATTTAATCTTTAATGAAGCTTCTGATGCTTTATTGAATCAGATTGAAAGTATTGTAAAACTGATTCGTAGTAAAGGTGTTGGGCTCTATTTTGTGACCCAGAATCCAACGGATGTTCCAGAGGCTGTTTTGGGGCAATTAGGTTTAAAGGTGCAACATGCTTTAAGGGCATTTACGGCAAAAGATAGAAAAGCGATAAAATTAACAGCTCAGAATTATCCTGATACGGAATATTACGATACAGCAGAAGTGCTGACTTCACTCGGCATTGGAGAGGCTTTAGTTTCAGCTTTGGACGAAAAAGGAAAACCAACCCCTTTGGCTGCAACCATGATGCGTGCGCCAATGAGCAGAATGGATATTTTATCCGAATCAGAACTTGCAACGCTCTTATCACAATCACAACTCGCTAGAAAATACAATAAAGAAATTGATAGGGATAGTGCTTACGAAATGCTGAATGAAAAAATTGAGCAGGCTCAGGCTGAGGAAGCAAAGCAGAAAGCTAAAGAAGAGCGAGAAGCTTTAAAACGTGCTGAGAGCAAAAGAAGAACTACTAGAAGACAAAGTACACGAATGAATCCTATTGTAAAGGTTTTGACCAGTGCAACCGTTATACGAGGCGTTCTGGGAATATTAAGTAAAATGATCAAATAA
- a CDS encoding bifunctional 5,10-methylenetetrahydrofolate dehydrogenase/5,10-methenyltetrahydrofolate cyclohydrolase produces the protein MTILDGKKVSNDIKNEIKAEVDKMKANDEKVPHLAAVIVGNDGASLTYVGSKVRACERVGFESTMVRLSNTTSEIELLDKIDELNNNDAIDGFIIQLPLPPQINTQKVLMAVDPNKDVDGFHPMNFGKMALDMSTFIPATPFGILELLDRYGVETKGKHTVVIGRSHIVGRPMSILMGRKGFPGNSTVTLTHSHTKNITQITSQADIIISALGIPKFLKAEMVKDDVVIIDVGITRVPDDSQKGYYITGDVDFEKVSKKASYITPVPGGVGPMTIAMLLKNTLLAREQHRKHNRS, from the coding sequence ATGACCATTCTTGACGGGAAAAAAGTAAGCAACGACATAAAAAACGAAATCAAAGCCGAAGTCGATAAGATGAAAGCGAATGATGAAAAAGTACCGCATTTAGCAGCTGTAATAGTTGGTAATGATGGCGCAAGTTTAACCTATGTCGGCAGCAAAGTAAGAGCTTGCGAACGTGTTGGTTTTGAATCTACAATGGTGCGATTATCGAATACCACAAGCGAAATTGAGCTATTGGACAAGATTGATGAGCTAAATAATAATGATGCTATTGATGGTTTTATCATTCAATTACCATTGCCTCCTCAAATTAACACCCAAAAAGTATTGATGGCTGTAGATCCCAATAAAGATGTGGATGGATTTCACCCGATGAACTTTGGAAAAATGGCTTTGGATATGTCCACTTTTATACCAGCAACACCATTTGGAATTTTAGAATTGCTAGATCGTTATGGCGTAGAAACCAAAGGTAAACATACCGTTGTTATTGGTCGTTCGCACATAGTTGGCCGTCCTATGAGTATTTTAATGGGACGTAAAGGTTTTCCCGGGAATTCAACTGTAACTTTAACACATAGCCACACTAAAAACATCACTCAGATTACCTCACAGGCAGATATTATTATTTCGGCATTGGGAATCCCTAAATTTTTAAAAGCTGAAATGGTAAAGGATGACGTTGTGATTATTGATGTCGGAATTACAAGAGTTCCAGATGATTCTCAAAAGGGATATTATATTACTGGCGATGTTGATTTTGAAAAAGTAAGCAAAAAAGCGAGTTACATTACACCAGTTCCAGGTGGCGTAGGACCGATGACAATTGCCATGTTGTTGAAAAACACCTTATTGGCTAGAGAGCAACACAGAAAGCATAATCGGTCATAA
- a CDS encoding four helix bundle protein — protein MDFKKLLAYQKAFDLAMLIFEISKTFPKEETYSLTDQIRRSSRSVNANIAEAYRKRRYPKHFISKLTDADGENSETNTWLDFALNCDYLTIEQHNNLSNQGIEIGKLINYMINNPGKFGVKEG, from the coding sequence ATGGATTTTAAGAAATTACTGGCTTATCAAAAAGCATTTGATTTAGCAATGTTAATTTTTGAAATTTCAAAGACATTTCCAAAAGAAGAAACTTATTCTTTAACAGATCAAATTAGAAGAAGTTCTCGTTCGGTTAATGCTAATATTGCTGAAGCATATAGGAAAAGGAGATATCCTAAACATTTTATTAGTAAATTGACTGATGCTGATGGCGAAAATTCGGAAACCAATACGTGGTTAGATTTTGCGCTGAATTGTGACTATCTAACAATTGAACAACATAATAATTTATCAAATCAAGGAATTGAAATAGGTAAATTAATAAATTACATGATTAATAACCCAGGTAAATTCGGAGTAAAAGAAGGGTAA
- a CDS encoding cupin domain-containing protein, translated as MQKKKKYKIQNSPFIVPTDDGKIIKEHFGNATDGNSEISIAHMVAPPGWSEPFQTPEFEEYTFIIKGKKQFIIEGETIILEAGQSIKVEKNTKLQYSNPFTEPCEYLAICLPAFSIEAVNREDQ; from the coding sequence ATGCAAAAAAAGAAAAAATACAAAATTCAAAATTCGCCCTTTATAGTGCCTACCGATGATGGTAAAATTATCAAAGAACATTTTGGAAATGCCACTGACGGTAATTCCGAAATAAGTATAGCGCACATGGTAGCTCCTCCTGGATGGTCAGAACCTTTTCAGACGCCAGAATTTGAAGAATACACATTTATCATCAAAGGTAAAAAGCAGTTTATTATAGAAGGTGAAACCATTATCTTAGAAGCTGGTCAATCCATTAAAGTAGAAAAAAATACCAAGTTACAATATTCAAATCCCTTCACGGAACCTTGCGAGTATTTAGCAATTTGCCTACCGGCATTTTCAATCGAAGCTGTTAATAGAGAAGACCAATAG
- a CDS encoding 7-carboxy-7-deazaguanine synthase QueE → MTRRERQELIDKGLLLPLMEEFYTIQGEGFHKGTAAYFVRIGGCDVGCHWCDVKESWLAELHPPTETEKIVENAVKYSDTIIVTGGEPLTWDMGPLTEQLKAKGVQTHIETSGAYKLTGQWDWICLSPKKMKLPTEEVYEKAHELKCIVFNKDDFRFAEEQAAKVNKDCILYLQPEWSKRDKMMPLIVDYVMANPKWKVSLQTHKYLNIP, encoded by the coding sequence ATGACAAGAAGAGAACGACAAGAATTAATAGATAAGGGACTATTGCTGCCCTTAATGGAGGAATTTTATACCATTCAAGGCGAAGGATTTCATAAAGGAACTGCGGCCTATTTTGTGAGAATTGGTGGTTGTGATGTGGGTTGCCATTGGTGTGATGTAAAGGAAAGCTGGTTGGCAGAATTGCATCCGCCTACGGAAACTGAAAAAATCGTTGAAAATGCTGTAAAATATAGCGATACTATAATTGTTACTGGAGGTGAGCCGTTGACTTGGGATATGGGACCGTTGACGGAACAACTGAAGGCAAAAGGTGTACAAACCCATATTGAAACTTCTGGAGCTTATAAGTTAACGGGTCAATGGGATTGGATCTGTCTCTCGCCTAAAAAAATGAAATTACCAACCGAAGAAGTTTACGAAAAAGCACACGAACTTAAATGCATTGTTTTTAATAAGGATGATTTTAGGTTTGCTGAGGAACAAGCTGCAAAAGTAAATAAGGATTGTATTTTATATCTTCAGCCCGAATGGAGTAAACGTGATAAAATGATGCCACTAATTGTGGATTATGTTATGGCGAACCCGAAATGGAAAGTCTCCTTACAGACACATAAATATTTAAATATACCTTAA
- the asnB gene encoding asparagine synthase B: MCGIVCAFDIKQKVEDLRPQVLEMAKSIRHRGPDWSGIYSDDKVVMAHERLAIVDPASGKQPLFSPDKKLILAANGEIYNHRALRQKFPDYDFQTESDCEVILALYQEKGVDFVDDMNGIFGFAIYDVEKDEYFIARDHMGIIPLYIGWDKNGTFYVASELKALEGICTKIQLFPPGHYMSSKDGEFVKWYKRDWTEYDAVKDNETSIAEVKKALEDAVHRQLMSDVPYGVLLSGGLDSSVTSAIAKKYAQKRIESDDTTDAWWPQLHSFSVGLEGSPDLAAAKKVADHIGTVHHEIKFTIQEGLDAIKDVIYNIETYDITTIRSSTPMYLMARVIKSMGIKMVLSGEGADEIFGGYLYFHKAPNAREFHEETVRKLDKLHMYDCLRANKSLAAWGIEGRVPFLDKEFMDVAMRINPKDKMINGERMEKWVVRKAFEDMIPESVAWRQKEQFSDGVGYSWIDTLKELVAEEVTDEQLANAKFRYPINTPLNKEEYYYRSIFEGHFPSDAAALSVPQEASVACSTATALEWDEAFKNMNDPSGRAVAKVHDKAY, encoded by the coding sequence ATGTGCGGAATAGTATGTGCGTTCGATATAAAACAAAAAGTTGAAGACTTAAGACCTCAGGTTTTAGAAATGGCAAAATCCATTCGTCATCGCGGACCAGATTGGAGCGGCATTTATAGTGATGATAAAGTGGTAATGGCCCATGAACGTTTGGCAATTGTAGATCCTGCTTCAGGGAAACAACCATTATTTAGTCCAGATAAAAAATTAATCTTAGCGGCAAATGGTGAAATCTATAACCATAGAGCATTGCGACAAAAATTTCCAGATTACGATTTTCAAACAGAAAGTGATTGTGAGGTTATTTTAGCTTTATATCAAGAAAAAGGTGTTGATTTTGTAGATGATATGAATGGTATTTTTGGATTCGCGATTTACGACGTCGAAAAAGATGAATATTTTATCGCTAGAGATCACATGGGAATTATTCCTTTATACATAGGTTGGGATAAAAACGGCACCTTTTATGTGGCTTCAGAATTGAAGGCTTTGGAAGGTATATGTACTAAAATTCAATTATTTCCTCCCGGACATTATATGTCTAGCAAGGATGGTGAGTTTGTAAAATGGTATAAACGCGATTGGACAGAATACGATGCCGTAAAAGACAACGAAACAAGTATAGCAGAAGTTAAAAAAGCTCTTGAAGATGCGGTTCACAGACAACTAATGAGTGATGTGCCTTATGGGGTTTTATTATCTGGTGGCTTAGATTCTTCGGTAACCTCTGCTATTGCTAAAAAATATGCTCAAAAACGAATAGAGTCAGATGATACTACTGATGCTTGGTGGCCGCAATTACACTCGTTTTCTGTAGGGTTGGAAGGGTCTCCAGATTTAGCTGCGGCTAAAAAAGTAGCAGATCATATTGGTACGGTTCATCACGAAATAAAATTCACCATCCAAGAAGGGTTGGATGCAATAAAAGATGTCATCTATAACATCGAGACTTACGATATCACAACGATTCGTTCTTCCACACCAATGTATTTAATGGCAAGGGTTATTAAATCCATGGGAATTAAAATGGTATTATCTGGAGAAGGCGCCGACGAGATCTTTGGTGGTTATTTATATTTCCATAAGGCACCAAATGCAAGGGAATTCCATGAAGAAACGGTTCGCAAATTGGATAAATTACATATGTATGATTGCTTGAGAGCTAACAAAAGTTTAGCAGCTTGGGGAATTGAAGGTCGTGTGCCATTTTTAGACAAAGAATTTATGGATGTGGCCATGCGCATCAACCCAAAGGATAAAATGATTAATGGCGAACGCATGGAAAAATGGGTGGTACGTAAAGCCTTTGAAGACATGATTCCTGAAAGCGTAGCTTGGAGACAGAAAGAACAATTTTCTGATGGTGTAGGTTACAGTTGGATAGACACTTTAAAAGAGTTGGTTGCAGAAGAAGTAACCGACGAACAACTGGCAAATGCTAAGTTCCGATACCCAATTAATACACCTCTAAACAAAGAGGAGTATTATTACCGATCTATTTTTGAAGGTCATTTTCCAAGTGATGCAGCTGCATTGAGTGTCCCACAGGAAGCAAGTGTAGCTTGTAGTACAGCAACGGCTTTAGAATGGGATGAAGCTTTTAAGAACATGAATGATCCGAGTGGTAGAGCAGTGGCAAAGGTGCATGATAAAGCGTATTAG
- the ffh gene encoding signal recognition particle protein — MFNNLSDKLDKALHVLKGHGSITEVNVAETLKEVRRALLDADVNFKIAKEFTVRVKEKALGQNVLTSLQPGQLMVKLVKDELTELMGGDAEGLNLSGNPSVILMSGLQGSGKTTFSGKLANYLKNKKTKKPLLVACDVYRPAAIDQLHVVGDQIGIEVFSYRGNNDPVAISQAGIAHAKANGHNVVIIDTAGRLAVDEAMMTEISNIHKAIQPQETLFVVDSMTGQDAVNTAKAFNDILNFDGVILTKLDGDTRGGAAISIKSVVNKPIKFIGTGEKMEAIDVFYPSRMADRILGMGDVVSLVERAQEQFDEEEARKLQKKIAKNQFGFDDFLKQIQQIKKMGNMKDLVGMIPGAGKMMKDIDIDDDAFKGIEAIIHSMTPEERSNPSVINSSRKKRIGKGSGTSVQEVNQLLKQFTQMSKMMKMMQGGGGKRMMQMMQNMPK; from the coding sequence ATGTTCAATAATTTAAGTGATAAGTTAGATAAAGCGTTACACGTATTAAAAGGTCATGGTAGCATTACGGAAGTGAATGTTGCTGAAACTTTAAAAGAAGTGAGACGTGCGCTTTTAGATGCCGATGTGAACTTTAAAATTGCAAAGGAATTTACCGTTCGTGTCAAAGAAAAAGCACTTGGTCAAAATGTATTAACTTCATTACAGCCAGGACAGTTAATGGTAAAACTCGTTAAAGACGAATTGACCGAACTTATGGGAGGTGATGCCGAAGGTCTTAATCTTTCTGGCAATCCGAGTGTCATTTTAATGTCTGGTTTACAAGGTTCTGGTAAAACTACCTTTTCTGGTAAACTGGCCAATTATTTAAAAAACAAAAAAACGAAGAAACCTTTATTGGTGGCCTGTGATGTCTATCGTCCTGCTGCAATAGATCAATTGCATGTTGTAGGTGATCAAATAGGAATTGAGGTTTTTAGTTATAGAGGAAACAATGATCCTGTTGCGATTTCGCAAGCTGGTATTGCCCATGCAAAAGCCAATGGTCATAATGTAGTAATCATTGATACCGCTGGTCGTTTGGCCGTAGATGAAGCGATGATGACTGAAATCTCCAACATTCATAAGGCCATTCAGCCACAAGAAACATTGTTTGTGGTCGATTCTATGACTGGTCAAGATGCGGTAAATACGGCGAAGGCCTTTAATGATATTTTAAATTTTGATGGTGTCATCCTAACGAAATTAGATGGTGATACACGAGGTGGAGCAGCAATTTCCATTAAGTCTGTAGTTAATAAACCTATAAAATTTATTGGAACTGGTGAGAAGATGGAAGCGATTGATGTCTTCTATCCATCACGTATGGCAGATCGTATTCTTGGAATGGGAGATGTGGTTTCTTTAGTTGAACGTGCACAAGAGCAGTTTGATGAAGAGGAAGCACGTAAACTTCAAAAGAAAATAGCCAAAAACCAATTTGGGTTTGATGATTTCTTAAAACAGATTCAACAAATCAAGAAAATGGGTAACATGAAGGATCTTGTTGGTATGATTCCTGGCGCGGGAAAAATGATGAAAGATATTGATATAGATGATGATGCTTTTAAAGGCATCGAAGCTATTATTCATTCCATGACACCAGAAGAACGCTCTAATCCATCGGTAATAAATTCTAGTCGTAAAAAGCGCATAGGAAAAGGTTCAGGAACTTCGGTTCAAGAAGTGAATCAACTTTTGAAGCAGTTTACACAAATGAGTAAAATGATGAAAATGATGCAAGGCGGAGGCGGAAAACGTATGATGCAGATGATGCAGAATATGCCTAAATAA